One part of the Paenibacillus silvisoli genome encodes these proteins:
- a CDS encoding N5-glutamine methyltransferase family protein, translating to MDEQRLAKGLTIGEACVRATAMLEVLGVSEPRSNAELLLLHVLGLERAALLRDWRDPFPQQHAEQWEALLARKAAGEPAQYLIGEQWFYGLPYTVTPAVLIPRPETELLVEAVLEAADRLWPEAAGDGEPRGAGAVAGEAESGAGGTIGKASGSVAGQVASADGEGVAEQVKRDAAGGESEPGGARERVVPTVVDVGTGSGAIGVTLAALRPRWRICASDLSPDALAVARTNAARHGAAARMTFVQGDLLGPFAQPRPGGVDGAAGGVAGLRIDVLVSNPPYIPAGDIAGLQPEVRDHEPRLALDGGDDGLTPYRRMAEQLAQLSAMPRIVGFELGMGQAEAVAELLRGIGAWREVRIIDDYAGIGRHVLAVE from the coding sequence GTGGATGAGCAGCGTTTAGCAAAAGGGCTTACGATTGGGGAAGCTTGCGTTCGCGCGACCGCGATGCTGGAGGTGCTTGGCGTGAGCGAGCCGCGCAGCAACGCGGAGCTGCTGCTGCTGCATGTGCTTGGGCTGGAGCGGGCGGCGCTGCTTCGCGATTGGCGCGATCCTTTTCCGCAGCAGCATGCGGAGCAGTGGGAAGCGCTGCTCGCCCGCAAGGCGGCAGGCGAGCCGGCGCAGTATTTGATCGGCGAGCAGTGGTTCTACGGCTTGCCGTACACGGTGACGCCGGCGGTGCTGATCCCGCGGCCGGAGACGGAGCTGCTCGTCGAGGCCGTGCTGGAAGCGGCGGATCGGCTGTGGCCGGAGGCGGCTGGGGATGGTGAGCCGCGTGGAGCGGGGGCGGTGGCCGGTGAGGCGGAAAGCGGAGCCGGTGGAACGATAGGCAAGGCGAGTGGAAGCGTAGCGGGGCAGGTGGCGAGTGCCGATGGCGAAGGCGTAGCGGAGCAAGTGAAGCGAGATGCCGCTGGTGGCGAGAGCGAGCCGGGCGGCGCGCGTGAGCGCGTGGTGCCGACGGTTGTCGATGTCGGCACCGGCAGCGGGGCCATCGGCGTGACGCTGGCTGCGCTGCGTCCGCGATGGCGGATTTGCGCGTCCGATCTGTCGCCGGACGCGCTGGCGGTCGCCCGCACGAACGCGGCGCGCCATGGCGCGGCGGCGCGCATGACGTTCGTGCAGGGCGACCTGCTCGGGCCGTTCGCGCAGCCGCGGCCCGGGGGTGTCGATGGCGCGGCCGGGGGAGTGGCCGGCCTGCGCATCGACGTGCTGGTCTCGAACCCGCCGTACATTCCGGCGGGTGACATTGCCGGCCTGCAGCCGGAGGTGCGCGACCATGAGCCGCGCCTCGCGCTCGACGGCGGCGATGACGGCCTGACGCCGTATCGGCGCATGGCCGAGCAGCTCGCGCAGCTGTCCGCCATGCCGCGCATCGTCGGCTTTGAGCTCGGCATGGGCCAAGCCGAGGCGGTGGCCGAGCTGCTTCGCGGCATCGGCGCTTGGCGCGAGGTGCGCATCATCGACGATTATGCGGGA
- the ychF gene encoding redox-regulated ATPase YchF — protein MALKAGIVGLPNVGKSTLFNAITQAGAESANYPFCTIDPNVGVVEVPDERLDKLTELVVPNKTVPTAFEFIDIAGIVKGASKGEGLGNKFLAHIREVDAIVHVVRCFQDDNITHVSGKVDPIGDINTINLELILADIDSVDRKIERSRKNLKGGDKKVALEVETLERIKEALYNDQPARSLELSDEEKAIVRDLHLLTMKPVLYAANVSEGEAANSDGNSYVELVREFAKAEGAEVVPISAKVESEIAELEGEDKEMFLEELGLTESGLNRLIRAAYKLLGLYTYFTAGVQEVRAWTIRKGMKAPQAAGVIHTDFERGFIRAEVVSYEDLMAAGSMNAAKERGQLRLEGKEYVVQDGDVMHFRFNV, from the coding sequence ATGGCTTTGAAAGCTGGCATCGTCGGCTTGCCGAACGTGGGCAAATCGACTTTATTTAATGCAATTACGCAAGCGGGCGCGGAATCCGCGAACTATCCGTTCTGCACGATCGACCCGAACGTCGGCGTCGTGGAAGTGCCGGATGAGCGTCTGGATAAATTGACGGAGCTGGTCGTGCCGAACAAGACGGTTCCGACCGCGTTCGAGTTCATCGATATCGCCGGGATCGTAAAAGGCGCGAGCAAAGGCGAAGGCCTTGGCAACAAGTTTCTTGCGCACATTCGCGAAGTTGACGCGATCGTCCACGTCGTTCGCTGCTTCCAAGACGACAACATTACGCACGTTTCAGGCAAGGTCGATCCGATCGGCGACATCAACACGATTAATCTCGAGCTGATCCTCGCGGATATCGATTCCGTTGACCGTAAAATCGAGCGTTCCCGCAAAAACCTGAAAGGCGGCGACAAAAAGGTTGCCCTTGAGGTGGAAACGCTGGAGCGTATCAAAGAAGCGCTGTATAACGATCAGCCGGCGCGCAGCCTCGAACTCTCCGACGAGGAGAAGGCGATCGTTCGCGATCTGCACCTGCTGACGATGAAGCCGGTTCTGTATGCGGCGAACGTAAGCGAAGGCGAAGCGGCAAACTCCGACGGCAACAGCTACGTGGAGCTGGTTCGCGAATTTGCCAAAGCCGAAGGCGCGGAGGTTGTGCCGATCAGCGCGAAGGTGGAATCCGAAATCGCCGAGCTGGAAGGCGAGGACAAGGAGATGTTCCTTGAAGAGCTGGGCTTGACGGAATCCGGCTTGAACCGTTTGATCCGTGCAGCCTACAAGCTGCTTGGCTTGTACACGTACTTCACGGCCGGCGTGCAGGAAGTTCGCGCTTGGACGATCCGCAAAGGCATGAAGGCGCCGCAAGCGGCCGGCGTCATTCACACCGATTTTGAACGCGGCTTTATCCGTGCGGAAGTGGTGTCCTACGAGGATCTGATGGCGGCGGGCTCGATGAACGCGGCTAAAGAAAGAGGACAGCTTCGCCTGGAGGGCAAAGAGTACGTGGTGCAGGACGGCGACGTCATGCATTTCCGTTTCAACGTGTAG
- the prfA gene encoding peptide chain release factor 1 codes for MLDRLQALADRYEKLSELLCDPDVASDPKKLRDYSKEQSDLQAPYAAYTEYKQVSEQLDDAKVMQNEKLDDEMREMVKMEIDELSARKTELEAEIQVLLLPKDPNDDKNVIVEIRGAAGGDEAALFASDLYRMYTKFADTQGWRVELMEASESDLGGFKEVIFMVTGKGAYSKLKYESGAHRVQRIPVTESGGRIHTSTSTVAVMPEVEEVEVEILDKDIRIDTFCSSGAGGQSVNTTKSAVRVLHVPTGIMAQCQDGKSQNENKAKALQVLRARISDIRRQEEEAKYAGERKSKVGTGDRSERIRTYNYPQSRVTDHRIGLTLHKLDSVLNGDMEEIINALTLTAQTELMERENLA; via the coding sequence GTGTTGGACCGTTTACAGGCACTCGCTGACCGGTATGAGAAATTGAGCGAGCTGCTTTGCGATCCGGATGTGGCGAGCGATCCGAAGAAGCTGCGCGACTACTCCAAGGAGCAGTCGGACTTGCAGGCTCCTTACGCGGCCTATACGGAATATAAGCAAGTATCCGAGCAGCTTGACGATGCGAAAGTGATGCAGAACGAGAAGCTTGACGATGAAATGCGCGAAATGGTGAAAATGGAAATCGATGAGCTGAGCGCGCGCAAAACCGAGCTGGAAGCCGAAATTCAAGTGCTTCTGCTGCCGAAGGACCCGAACGACGACAAAAACGTTATCGTCGAGATCCGCGGCGCGGCTGGCGGCGACGAAGCGGCGCTGTTCGCGTCGGATTTGTACCGCATGTACACGAAGTTTGCGGACACGCAAGGCTGGCGCGTAGAGCTGATGGAAGCGAGCGAGAGCGATCTTGGCGGCTTCAAAGAGGTTATCTTTATGGTGACGGGCAAAGGCGCGTACAGCAAGCTGAAGTACGAGAGCGGCGCGCACCGCGTACAGCGGATTCCGGTAACGGAGTCGGGCGGCCGTATTCATACGTCGACGTCGACCGTTGCGGTTATGCCGGAGGTTGAAGAGGTCGAGGTCGAAATCCTCGATAAGGACATCCGGATCGATACGTTCTGCTCCAGCGGAGCTGGCGGCCAGTCCGTTAATACGACGAAGTCCGCGGTACGCGTGCTTCACGTTCCGACGGGCATCATGGCGCAGTGCCAAGACGGCAAATCGCAGAACGAAAACAAAGCGAAAGCCCTTCAAGTATTGCGCGCGCGGATTTCGGATATCCGCCGTCAAGAGGAAGAGGCGAAGTATGCCGGCGAGCGGAAGAGCAAGGTCGGTACGGGCGACCGCTCCGAGCGGATTCGGACGTACAACTACCCCCAAAGCCGGGTAACGGACCATCGGATCGGTTTGACGCTGCACAAGCTGGATTCCGTGCTGAACGGCGATATGGAAGAAATCATCAACGCGCTTACATTGACCGCGCAGACGGAACTGATGGAACGCGAAAATTTAGCTTAA